A window from Methylocystis sp. MJC1 encodes these proteins:
- a CDS encoding mechanosensitive ion channel domain-containing protein, producing the protein MDKQNAAEGARTTSLWQPALAALAVALALVVAAAFAERIDRNGWLEKQRDEAVADLEAMSSGATRDLTQKVAVVQGLSALVGANPNIDQQAYSNYIRPFIRENPDLRRVFLVKNGKVARIEPFTENRAALDRIETHILASDPSVARSIEKGTPALVGPFALRDGEPGLLYARPVFTEGSPGPGAKPAFVGITLEAGPAVECKFGLCEPRPKYRIAMKIFVDQQYRGMLRGEPGLFDAAGQPALTAVRFPGVRIEIAALPSDGWNQDSPNRWAIRGLALLLSLFCGTVAFVWLRGAAGLPLGSRLWAFGASASVFLVLLGLATILDRLEVSRAAGASRDATQKELGLVTSRATRDVTEELSVSSNLSAFVSAHPDFSDAEFRQFAQRLRRGNPDVISIRLARGGKISHVEPPDSIDPALIGHDLAHSAADAAANQRALETGLPVFSGPVNMPNGDQAFLYRRPVFLGDQGPSRDNFWGFATVLIDRKALVCRLGVCAEPQKYRFAMRLEQDGTAQPAFQGDQKLFDEGSDALETAVRLPGAQIDIAAVPFEGWSGGADRRWLIWTLAIPFAFTSAGALLFVFARWPEASLRVLVGLAAFAGGNIAAYLAPDIEALVKATGLGVEKAVWPSIVAWIAFACAYTFNSWLEGHVWKAVADSADPQRAPAILRSVVSFLIYGVALLWAGHFLFGLDLQGVGLTSGLVGIVVGFAVQKLILDFFAGVMIGMEKPFVLGDWIEISRGEIRGMVTEMTWRTTTIRTTSPDYVMVPNSVLAGATIVNRSRPASWSESTIIVSTFAGVPTALIRKALEEAIDAALPQIDNISREKAPRVEVYDSREGQIQYILRFYVHFGLKSDAPARSALLAAIQTAFDAHGVEFAWGRTGRPEKKTPALNGDGAMKPVGAFELG; encoded by the coding sequence ATGGATAAGCAAAACGCGGCTGAGGGAGCCCGAACGACCTCGCTCTGGCAACCGGCGTTAGCGGCTTTGGCGGTTGCGCTGGCCCTGGTCGTCGCGGCGGCCTTCGCCGAACGGATCGACCGTAATGGCTGGCTGGAGAAGCAGCGCGACGAAGCGGTCGCTGATTTGGAGGCGATGAGCAGCGGGGCGACGCGGGATCTGACGCAAAAGGTCGCCGTCGTGCAGGGCCTCAGCGCATTGGTCGGCGCCAATCCGAACATCGACCAGCAAGCATATTCGAATTACATCCGCCCGTTCATCCGCGAGAATCCAGACCTGCGCCGGGTTTTCCTCGTGAAGAACGGAAAGGTGGCGCGGATCGAGCCCTTCACCGAAAACCGCGCCGCGCTCGACCGGATCGAGACGCATATCCTGGCGTCCGATCCTTCTGTGGCGCGGTCGATCGAAAAGGGAACGCCCGCTCTCGTCGGCCCCTTCGCGTTACGCGACGGCGAGCCGGGCTTGCTCTATGCGCGTCCCGTTTTCACTGAAGGATCTCCGGGTCCTGGCGCCAAACCCGCTTTCGTCGGCATAACTCTCGAAGCCGGACCGGCCGTAGAATGCAAATTCGGTCTTTGCGAGCCGCGCCCGAAATATCGCATCGCGATGAAGATCTTTGTCGATCAGCAATATCGCGGCATGTTGCGCGGCGAGCCGGGTCTCTTCGACGCTGCCGGACAGCCAGCGCTTACGGCCGTGCGCTTCCCCGGCGTGCGGATCGAGATCGCCGCCCTGCCTTCTGACGGATGGAACCAGGACTCGCCCAATCGGTGGGCCATCCGCGGCCTTGCGCTTCTTCTTTCCCTCTTTTGCGGAACGGTCGCCTTTGTTTGGCTGCGCGGCGCGGCCGGCTTGCCGCTCGGCAGCCGCCTGTGGGCTTTTGGGGCGTCTGCTTCCGTGTTTCTGGTTCTCCTCGGGCTGGCGACGATCCTCGATCGGCTGGAAGTGAGCCGCGCGGCAGGCGCCTCTCGCGACGCCACGCAGAAGGAACTCGGCCTCGTCACCAGCCGTGCGACGCGCGACGTGACGGAAGAGCTCTCGGTCAGCAGCAATCTTTCGGCCTTTGTGTCGGCGCATCCGGATTTCTCCGATGCCGAGTTCCGCCAATTCGCCCAACGGCTCCGGCGCGGGAATCCGGACGTCATATCGATTCGCCTCGCGCGCGGCGGCAAGATCAGCCACGTCGAGCCTCCCGATTCGATCGATCCGGCGCTGATCGGCCACGATCTGGCCCATTCCGCCGCCGACGCGGCCGCGAACCAACGGGCCTTGGAGACCGGGCTCCCCGTGTTCTCCGGCCCGGTCAACATGCCCAACGGCGATCAGGCGTTCCTCTATCGGCGTCCCGTGTTCCTTGGGGATCAAGGGCCGTCGCGCGACAATTTCTGGGGCTTCGCCACGGTGCTGATCGATCGCAAGGCGCTCGTCTGCCGCCTGGGCGTTTGCGCTGAGCCGCAGAAATACCGCTTCGCCATGCGGTTGGAGCAGGATGGGACGGCGCAACCGGCTTTTCAGGGCGATCAGAAACTTTTCGACGAGGGATCGGACGCGCTGGAGACGGCGGTGCGCCTCCCCGGAGCGCAGATCGACATTGCCGCCGTTCCGTTCGAGGGGTGGTCCGGCGGCGCCGATCGCCGCTGGCTTATTTGGACGCTGGCGATCCCCTTCGCCTTCACATCCGCCGGCGCCCTGCTGTTCGTCTTCGCCCGCTGGCCAGAGGCCAGCTTACGCGTCCTGGTCGGGCTGGCGGCTTTCGCCGGCGGCAATATTGCGGCTTATCTCGCGCCCGACATCGAAGCGCTCGTCAAGGCGACGGGGCTCGGCGTCGAAAAAGCGGTTTGGCCGAGCATCGTCGCCTGGATCGCCTTTGCTTGCGCCTACACGTTCAATTCCTGGCTCGAAGGGCACGTCTGGAAAGCGGTCGCGGATTCTGCCGACCCGCAGCGCGCGCCGGCGATATTGCGGTCGGTCGTTTCCTTCCTGATCTATGGCGTGGCCCTGCTGTGGGCCGGCCATTTTTTGTTCGGCCTGGATTTGCAAGGCGTGGGGCTGACATCCGGGCTCGTCGGGATCGTGGTCGGTTTCGCTGTCCAGAAACTCATTCTCGACTTCTTCGCGGGCGTCATGATCGGCATGGAGAAGCCTTTCGTGCTCGGCGACTGGATCGAGATTTCGAGAGGCGAGATTCGCGGCATGGTCACAGAGATGACCTGGCGCACCACGACGATCCGCACGACCTCGCCGGACTATGTGATGGTGCCCAACTCGGTGCTCGCCGGGGCGACGATCGTCAATCGCTCCCGTCCGGCCTCTTGGTCGGAGTCAACCATCATTGTCTCGACCTTCGCCGGCGTTCCGACCGCTCTTATTCGCAAGGCGCTGGAAGAGGCGATCGACGCCGCGCTTCCCCAAATCGACAACATCAGCCGCGAAAAGGCTCCCCGTGTCGAGGTCTACGACAGCAGGGAAGGCCAAATTCAATATATCCTGCGCTTCTATGTTCACTTCGGGCTGAAGAGCGACGCCCCGGCGAGAAGCGCTTTGCTGGCCGCGATCCAAACCGCTTTCGACGCTCATGGCGTCGAATTCGCTTGGGGTAGAACGGGCCGCCCCGAAAAGAAAACGCCGGCGCTTAACGGCGACGGCGCGATGAAGCCGGTCGGCGCTTTCGAGCTTGGCTAA
- a CDS encoding phosphatase PAP2 family protein → MAFTTDLAAKLTRDASSLPQTGLSGQWLQRLLDADLAAVHLFSRSARPKAIRFLAIGVSKLGNGWIYPILLTIVFLGLGWRGWHVVLLAAANAALLHILYPIIKRRFCRKRPFHVDQRLPSLLKTLDEHSFPSGHAMTLTGVLAPIVLAWPAMSASAVVLVISMAWSRIATAHHYPSDVIAGIALGLGLAFPLSTYALALF, encoded by the coding sequence ATGGCGTTTACGACGGATCTAGCGGCGAAGCTGACGCGCGATGCGTCATCCCTCCCGCAAACCGGCCTCTCCGGCCAATGGCTGCAACGTCTTCTGGACGCTGATCTTGCCGCCGTTCACCTCTTCTCCCGCTCGGCGCGGCCCAAGGCTATCCGCTTTCTCGCCATTGGCGTGAGCAAGCTCGGCAATGGCTGGATCTATCCGATCCTCCTCACCATCGTCTTCCTCGGGCTCGGCTGGCGGGGCTGGCATGTCGTGCTGCTCGCCGCCGCCAACGCCGCGCTGCTGCACATTCTCTATCCGATCATCAAGCGCCGCTTTTGCCGCAAGCGCCCCTTCCATGTCGATCAGCGCCTGCCGTCGCTGCTGAAGACGCTGGACGAGCACTCCTTCCCGAGTGGCCACGCCATGACGCTGACCGGCGTGCTGGCGCCGATCGTCCTTGCGTGGCCGGCGATGAGCGCTTCCGCGGTGGTCCTCGTGATCTCCATGGCCTGGTCGCGGATCGCGACAGCGCATCACTATCCGAGCGACGTCATCGCCGGCATAGCGCTCGGCCTCGGCCTCGCCTTCCCGCTGTCGACTTACGCGCTCGCGCTTTTCTAG
- a CDS encoding aminopeptidase P family protein: MFEAKFQSFADASSSHDSATRIAALREELARQNLDGFLVPRADAHQNEYVPKSAERLAWLTGFTGSAGFAVVLAQEAAIFVDGRYVIQVRQEIDGKIITPVDISETAPSQWLAEHARESARIGYDPWVHTSGQIERFAKAVEGKKIALVPLDANPIDALWADRPSEPVGPVAIHPARCAGETAASKIKKLREALKGADAALMSDPHAICWAFNIRGADVAHTPIVLAFALLPKEGAPALYVDDAKLDAKTRAALEKFLALRAPSELISDLTEAGKCGETVMFDAATAPVKLVETLRAAGGKPRVTDDPAALPKAIKNKAELAGAREAHIRDGAALTRFLAWFAEAAPKGALTEITAAEAAETFRRESGDLRDISFPTISAFGEHAAIPHYRVTEKSNLKIGKGVYLIDSGAQYIDGTTDVTRTVVVGRASKQLKDHFTRVLKGHIAIARAVFPKGVTGAQLDAFARRYLWEAGLDFDHGVGHGVGSYLSVHEGPQRISKMGATPLQPGMILSNEPGYYRAGEYGIRLENLIIVEKREIAGAEREMYGFESITLAPFDLNCIEPKLMNVEESAWLNAYHAYVRKTLSPLLDAKTRRWLREATQAI, from the coding sequence ATGTTCGAAGCAAAATTCCAATCCTTCGCCGACGCCTCCTCCTCGCATGACAGCGCCACGCGGATCGCCGCGCTGCGCGAGGAACTCGCGCGCCAAAACCTCGACGGCTTCCTCGTTCCGCGCGCCGACGCGCATCAGAACGAATATGTGCCCAAAAGCGCCGAGCGCCTCGCCTGGCTGACAGGCTTCACCGGCTCCGCCGGATTCGCCGTGGTTCTCGCGCAGGAAGCGGCGATCTTCGTCGATGGGCGCTATGTGATCCAGGTGCGCCAGGAGATCGACGGCAAGATCATCACGCCCGTCGACATCTCTGAGACCGCGCCTTCGCAATGGCTCGCGGAGCATGCGCGCGAGAGCGCCCGCATCGGCTATGATCCCTGGGTGCATACGAGCGGCCAGATCGAGCGCTTCGCCAAGGCGGTCGAGGGCAAGAAGATCGCGCTCGTCCCGCTCGACGCCAATCCGATCGACGCGCTTTGGGCCGATCGCCCGAGCGAGCCCGTGGGGCCTGTCGCCATCCATCCCGCGCGCTGTGCGGGCGAAACGGCCGCCTCCAAAATCAAGAAGCTGCGCGAGGCGCTCAAGGGCGCCGACGCGGCGCTGATGTCCGATCCGCACGCCATCTGCTGGGCGTTCAACATACGCGGCGCGGATGTGGCGCATACGCCAATTGTCCTCGCTTTCGCGCTTCTGCCCAAGGAAGGCGCGCCGGCGCTTTACGTCGACGACGCCAAGCTCGACGCGAAAACGCGCGCCGCTCTGGAAAAATTCCTTGCGCTGCGCGCCCCCTCCGAGCTGATCAGCGATCTGACGGAAGCCGGCAAGTGTGGCGAGACGGTGATGTTCGACGCCGCCACTGCGCCCGTGAAGCTCGTCGAGACGCTGCGCGCCGCCGGCGGCAAGCCACGCGTGACCGACGACCCCGCGGCGCTGCCAAAGGCCATCAAGAACAAAGCCGAGCTCGCCGGCGCGCGCGAAGCGCATATCCGCGACGGCGCCGCGCTGACGCGCTTCCTCGCCTGGTTCGCCGAAGCGGCGCCCAAGGGCGCGCTCACCGAAATCACAGCGGCCGAAGCCGCGGAGACCTTCCGCCGCGAGAGCGGCGATCTGCGCGACATTTCCTTCCCGACGATCTCCGCCTTCGGCGAGCATGCGGCGATCCCGCATTATCGCGTGACCGAGAAAAGCAATCTCAAGATCGGCAAGGGCGTCTATCTCATCGACAGCGGCGCGCAATATATCGACGGCACGACGGATGTAACGCGCACGGTCGTCGTCGGCCGCGCCTCGAAGCAATTGAAGGATCATTTCACCCGCGTGCTCAAGGGCCATATCGCCATTGCGCGGGCGGTGTTTCCCAAAGGCGTCACGGGCGCGCAGCTCGACGCTTTCGCGCGGCGTTATTTGTGGGAGGCGGGGCTCGATTTCGATCATGGCGTCGGCCATGGCGTCGGCTCATATCTTTCCGTGCACGAGGGGCCGCAGCGCATTTCCAAGATGGGCGCGACGCCCTTGCAGCCCGGCATGATCCTCTCGAATGAGCCCGGCTATTACCGCGCCGGCGAATATGGAATCAGGCTCGAAAATCTCATCATCGTAGAAAAGCGTGAGATCGCCGGCGCCGAGCGCGAAATGTATGGCTTCGAGAGCATCACGCTCGCGCCTTTCGATTTGAACTGCATCGAGCCGAAGTTGATGAACGTCGAAGAGAGCGCCTGGCTCAACGCCTATCACGCTTATGTGCGCAAGACGCTCTCGCCGCTATTGGACGCCAAGACGCGCCGGTGGCTGAGAGAGGCGACGCAGGCGATTTGA
- a CDS encoding GNAT family N-acetyltransferase — MTIRRLRAADAEAFHHLRLEAFRLEPRCFRYAPQDEAGGGAAEKAARLERDFVVGYFAGDALAGAAGLAFFSGAKLGHKALLWGMYLRAAHRGSGAADRLMEALIEQARARVEIVTLTVVNENPRAKRFYERWGFETYGVEPHAAKLGDGDYLGEALMALRLR, encoded by the coding sequence GTGACGATCCGCCGCCTCCGCGCTGCGGATGCGGAGGCGTTCCATCATCTGCGGTTGGAGGCCTTCCGCCTCGAGCCGCGCTGCTTTCGCTATGCCCCGCAGGACGAGGCGGGCGGCGGAGCTGCAGAGAAGGCGGCTCGGCTGGAGCGCGATTTCGTCGTCGGCTACTTCGCCGGCGACGCGCTTGCGGGCGCCGCAGGGCTGGCCTTTTTCTCGGGCGCGAAGTTGGGTCACAAGGCGCTGCTCTGGGGCATGTATCTGCGCGCGGCGCATCGTGGCTCGGGCGCGGCCGACAGGCTGATGGAAGCGCTGATCGAACAGGCCCGCGCTCGGGTGGAGATCGTCACGCTGACAGTCGTCAATGAGAACCCGCGAGCGAAGCGATTCTACGAACGCTGGGGTTTCGAGACCTATGGCGTCGAGCCCCATGCGGCGAAGCTCGGCGACGGCGATTATCTCGGCGAGGCGCTGATGGCGCTGCGGTTGCGATAG
- a CDS encoding type III PLP-dependent enzyme, giving the protein MTDRIQEFLAERRRGGRDTGPCLVVDLDVVRENYLGFAKSLPDTRVFYAVKANPAPEVLSLLASLGSCFDTASLVEIEQALAAGATPDRISFGNTIKKERDIARAFEFGIRLFAVDCVEEVEKIARAAPGSKVFCRILCDGSGAEWPLSRKFGCVPEMATRVLEHAHRLGLQAYGVSFHVGSQQTDPRKWDGALKSAADIFRDLAERGINIQMVNLGGGFPTKYLKNVPAVKQYGNAIFRALSKHFGNRIPETIIEPGRGMVGNAGIIEAEIVLISKKSEAEGELRWVYLDIGKFNGLAETIDEMIRYPIRTEADGAPTEPCVIAGPSCDSVDVLYEKAPYALPISLEIGTKVLIEGTGAYTTTYSAVGFNGFPPLETFII; this is encoded by the coding sequence ATGACCGACCGTATCCAAGAATTCCTCGCCGAGCGCCGCCGCGGCGGCCGCGACACGGGTCCCTGCCTCGTCGTCGATCTCGATGTCGTGCGCGAGAACTATCTCGGCTTCGCCAAATCGCTGCCCGACACGCGCGTCTTCTACGCCGTGAAGGCCAATCCGGCGCCGGAAGTGCTCTCGCTGCTCGCGTCGCTGGGCTCCTGCTTCGACACGGCCTCGCTCGTCGAGATCGAGCAGGCGCTCGCCGCCGGCGCTACGCCTGATCGCATCTCCTTCGGCAATACGATCAAGAAGGAGCGCGACATTGCGCGCGCCTTCGAGTTCGGCATCCGCCTCTTTGCGGTCGATTGCGTCGAGGAAGTCGAGAAGATCGCGCGCGCCGCGCCGGGCTCGAAAGTGTTCTGCCGCATCCTCTGCGACGGCTCGGGCGCCGAATGGCCGCTGTCGCGCAAATTCGGCTGCGTCCCGGAGATGGCGACGCGCGTGCTGGAACATGCGCATCGCCTGGGCCTGCAGGCCTATGGCGTCTCCTTCCATGTCGGCTCGCAGCAGACCGACCCGCGCAAGTGGGACGGCGCGCTGAAGTCGGCGGCCGACATTTTCCGTGATCTCGCTGAGCGCGGCATCAATATTCAGATGGTCAATCTCGGCGGCGGTTTCCCGACGAAATATCTGAAGAACGTGCCGGCGGTGAAACAGTATGGCAACGCCATCTTCCGCGCGTTGTCGAAGCATTTCGGCAACCGCATTCCGGAGACGATCATCGAGCCGGGCCGCGGCATGGTGGGCAACGCCGGGATCATCGAGGCGGAAATCGTGCTGATCTCGAAGAAGTCGGAAGCCGAGGGCGAGCTGCGCTGGGTCTACCTCGACATCGGTAAGTTCAACGGCCTCGCTGAGACGATCGACGAGATGATCCGCTACCCGATTCGCACGGAAGCGGACGGCGCGCCGACCGAGCCTTGCGTCATCGCGGGCCCGAGCTGCGATTCGGTGGACGTGCTCTATGAGAAGGCGCCCTATGCGCTGCCGATTTCGCTCGAGATCGGCACGAAGGTGCTGATCGAGGGAACGGGAGCCTATACGACCACCTATTCGGCAGTCGGCTTCAACGGCTTCCCGCCGCTCGAGACCTTCATCATCTGA
- a CDS encoding Spy/CpxP family protein refolding chaperone, with translation MRRSLLVIVTALTLCGATAVAQAANAEPFVRPHHVSVQDIAAFADARIAALKAGLQLKPDQEKNWPALETALREIAKTRVAHFEEWRDKAPPSLESDPLGALRQRAQHMAARAGELDKVAAAAKPLYDNLDEAQKRRFGALVHAAIKTHMGHMGGHMGGVEHMGGRGPGEFGAGLD, from the coding sequence ATGCGTCGTTCTCTTCTTGTTATCGTCACGGCCCTGACTCTCTGCGGCGCGACCGCCGTCGCGCAAGCGGCGAACGCCGAGCCATTCGTTCGCCCCCACCACGTTTCCGTGCAGGACATCGCCGCCTTTGCCGATGCCCGCATCGCCGCATTAAAGGCGGGTCTCCAACTCAAGCCCGATCAGGAGAAGAACTGGCCTGCGCTGGAGACGGCGCTGCGCGAGATCGCCAAGACCCGCGTCGCCCATTTCGAGGAATGGCGCGACAAGGCGCCGCCCTCTCTCGAATCGGATCCCCTCGGCGCCCTGCGCCAGCGGGCGCAACATATGGCCGCACGCGCCGGCGAATTGGATAAGGTCGCCGCCGCCGCCAAGCCGCTCTACGACAATCTCGACGAGGCGCAGAAGCGCCGCTTCGGCGCGCTCGTCCACGCGGCGATCAAAACGCATATGGGCCACATGGGCGGCCACATGGGTGGCGTGGAGCATATGGGCGGCAGGGGACCGGGAGAGTTCGGCGCCGGTCTGGATTGA
- a CDS encoding glucan biosynthesis protein translates to MMNITRRQMIGALAASGAQIAFPAYGQSQSPAPKFGFDEVVARARGLARAPFEDATPRLPDPFNALEYDTWRDIRYKPDHALFSNLTGGFRLQTFHLGFLYRRAVTINTIRDGIAAPIPYSPAMFDYGRLKLDKSPAVNTGFAGFRLHFPVNDPHVEDEAISFLGASYFRFLGRDQQYGLSARALCVEAGTSRETFPFFREFWVETPVSGNNHITIYALLDGEAATGAYRFDLTVGQESTLDVQATLFPRRAGVKFGLAPLTSMYLTGENDRRVRDGFRDELHDSDGLLVRTGSDEWLWRPLGNPARERMSSFLDRDPRGFGLLQRDRTFESYQDLDLAYQNRPSYFVEPVGDWGEGRVELIELPTPDETNDNIVASWAPATPPEPDKPFSFAYRVTAGLDMPRLAPNGRVVHTFEAPARALGSSEPNNPGARRFLVDFAGGDLSYYVSDPAQVEAVASTSSGRVLRASVTANQHIDGLRALFDVSVKPGDTADLRLFLRANGRTLTETWTYPWTAPSGT, encoded by the coding sequence ATGATGAACATCACCCGGCGCCAAATGATCGGCGCCTTGGCCGCGTCAGGCGCGCAGATCGCCTTTCCCGCCTACGGGCAGAGCCAAAGCCCCGCTCCGAAATTCGGCTTCGACGAAGTCGTGGCGCGCGCGCGCGGTCTCGCCCGGGCGCCTTTCGAAGATGCGACGCCACGCCTGCCCGACCCTTTCAATGCGCTCGAGTACGACACGTGGCGCGACATCCGCTACAAGCCGGACCACGCGCTGTTTTCCAATCTCACCGGCGGCTTCCGGCTCCAGACCTTTCACCTGGGCTTCCTCTACCGCCGCGCCGTCACGATCAACACGATCCGCGACGGCATCGCCGCGCCGATTCCCTATTCGCCCGCCATGTTCGACTATGGCAGGCTGAAGCTCGACAAGTCGCCCGCGGTCAACACCGGCTTCGCCGGCTTCCGCCTGCATTTCCCTGTCAATGATCCGCACGTCGAGGATGAGGCGATCTCGTTTCTGGGAGCGAGCTATTTCCGCTTCCTCGGTCGCGATCAGCAATATGGCCTCTCGGCCCGCGCGCTCTGCGTCGAAGCGGGCACGAGCCGGGAGACCTTCCCCTTCTTCCGCGAGTTCTGGGTGGAGACGCCGGTTTCGGGCAACAACCACATCACGATCTACGCTTTGCTCGACGGCGAAGCGGCGACGGGGGCCTATCGCTTCGATCTCACGGTCGGGCAGGAAAGCACGCTCGACGTGCAGGCGACGCTGTTTCCGCGCCGTGCGGGCGTGAAGTTCGGCCTTGCGCCGCTCACCTCGATGTATCTCACCGGCGAAAACGACCGCCGCGTGCGCGACGGCTTCCGCGACGAGCTGCATGATTCCGACGGGCTGCTCGTTCGCACCGGCTCGGACGAGTGGCTCTGGCGCCCGCTGGGCAATCCGGCGCGCGAACGCATGTCGTCTTTTCTAGATCGCGATCCGCGCGGATTCGGCCTGCTGCAGCGCGACCGCACCTTCGAATCCTATCAGGACCTCGACCTCGCCTATCAGAACCGGCCGAGCTATTTCGTCGAGCCTGTCGGCGATTGGGGCGAGGGCCGCGTCGAGCTCATCGAGCTGCCGACCCCGGACGAAACCAACGACAATATCGTGGCGAGCTGGGCGCCCGCGACGCCCCCCGAGCCCGACAAGCCCTTCTCCTTCGCCTACCGCGTCACCGCCGGGCTCGACATGCCGCGCCTCGCGCCGAACGGTCGCGTCGTCCATACCTTCGAGGCGCCGGCGCGGGCGCTCGGCTCGTCCGAGCCGAACAATCCCGGCGCAAGGCGTTTTCTCGTGGACTTTGCCGGCGGCGACCTCAGCTACTATGTTTCCGATCCGGCGCAGGTCGAAGCGGTCGCCTCCACCTCTTCCGGCCGTGTGCTGCGCGCGAGCGTGACGGCCAATCAACATATCGACGGGCTGCGGGCGCTCTTCGACGTCTCGGTGAAACCGGGCGACACCGCGGATCTGCGGCTCTTCCTGCGCGCGAACGGTCGCACGCTGACGGAGACCTGGACCTATCCCTGGACGGCGCCGTCGGGAACCTGA
- a CDS encoding creatininase family protein, translating into MLPSCFWSELSLRDIRAHDMSGVIAVLPIAAVEQHGPHLPLGVDAMIMEGCIERVAARLPEDLDAVFLPMQSVGVSLEHRDFPGSLWLSHETASRMLLDIAEGVARAGVKKLVLMNSHGGNSALISTVALDLRAHFGLLAVTCSWARFGYPDGLFSAQEQRHGIHGGEIETSLMLAFRPELVDMGRAKNFPPATLDFERDFAWLRADRPAGFGWLTQDLSPSGAMGDASRATAEKGEATADYWATAFIELLRDVEAFDLARLKNE; encoded by the coding sequence ATGCTGCCCTCTTGCTTCTGGTCCGAGCTTTCCCTGCGCGACATACGCGCGCATGACATGTCTGGCGTCATCGCCGTGCTGCCCATCGCCGCCGTCGAGCAGCATGGGCCGCATCTGCCGCTCGGCGTCGACGCCATGATCATGGAGGGGTGCATCGAGCGCGTCGCGGCGCGTCTGCCCGAAGACCTCGACGCCGTCTTCCTGCCGATGCAGAGCGTCGGCGTCTCGCTCGAGCATCGCGACTTCCCCGGCTCCTTATGGCTGTCGCACGAGACGGCCTCTCGAATGCTCCTCGACATCGCCGAAGGCGTCGCGCGCGCCGGCGTGAAGAAGCTCGTGCTGATGAATTCTCATGGCGGCAATTCGGCGCTGATCTCCACCGTCGCGCTCGACTTGCGGGCGCATTTCGGCCTTCTCGCCGTCACCTGCTCCTGGGCGCGCTTTGGCTATCCCGACGGGCTCTTCTCGGCGCAGGAGCAACGCCACGGCATTCATGGCGGCGAGATCGAGACCTCGCTCATGCTCGCCTTCCGGCCCGAATTGGTCGACATGGGGCGCGCCAAGAACTTCCCGCCGGCGACGCTCGATTTCGAGCGCGACTTCGCCTGGCTGCGCGCCGATCGGCCGGCGGGCTTCGGCTGGCTGACGCAGGATCTGTCGCCCTCGGGCGCCATGGGCGACGCCTCCCGGGCGACGGCCGAAAAGGGCGAGGCGACGGCGGATTATTGGGCGACGGCTTTCATCGAATTGCTGCGCGATGTGGAGGCTTTCGATCTCGCGCGCCTGAAGAACGAATAG
- a CDS encoding GNAT family N-acetyltransferase — protein MTFNLHTDLFAPIAAPVALPSASFAIREETAADVGAREALLDAAFGPARFLKTCERLREGHVPAEGLALVARDDEGELLATIRLWPVFAGGRRPALLLGPLAVAEHARSLGLGGEMMRASLDRATALGHSAVLLVGDEPYYRRFGFERRFTEELTLPGPVERARFLGLELIPGALEGARGRVSAAPAEAPLTLPRAA, from the coding sequence ATGACCTTTAACCTTCACACCGACCTCTTCGCGCCCATCGCAGCCCCCGTGGCGCTGCCGAGCGCGTCCTTTGCGATTCGCGAAGAGACGGCGGCGGATGTCGGCGCGCGCGAAGCCCTGCTCGACGCCGCTTTCGGACCCGCGCGATTCCTCAAGACCTGCGAAAGGCTGCGCGAGGGGCATGTGCCCGCAGAGGGGCTGGCGCTTGTCGCCAGGGACGATGAGGGCGAGCTGCTCGCGACGATTCGCTTGTGGCCGGTCTTCGCCGGCGGACGCCGTCCGGCGCTGCTGCTCGGCCCGCTGGCGGTCGCCGAGCACGCCCGCTCGCTGGGGCTCGGCGGCGAGATGATGCGCGCGTCTCTGGATCGTGCGACGGCGCTCGGCCATAGCGCGGTGCTGCTTGTCGGCGACGAACCCTACTATCGTCGCTTCGGCTTCGAGCGCCGCTTCACCGAGGAGCTGACGCTACCGGGCCCGGTGGAGCGTGCGCGCTTTCTGGGGCTGGAACTAATCCCGGGCGCGCTCGAAGGCGCCAGGGGCCGCGTGAGCGCGGCGCCTGCCGAGGCGCCGCTGACGCTCCCGCGCGCGGCCTAG